One region of Hymenobacter sediminicola genomic DNA includes:
- a CDS encoding SAM-dependent methyltransferase, with amino-acid sequence MKTGNLYLIPTILADDTAAQVLPPQVAERVAALSYFLVENARTARRFIKSVAPNHSIEALRISVIDKDSTEAQIQAALQPLLAGQDAGVISEAGCPGIADPGAELARAAHQASVRVVPLVGPSSLLLALMASGMNGQSFTFHGYLPIERARRAAAIKQLERLALAQHQTQLFIETPYRNMQLLADLLAQLSGSTRLCVAASLTGPDEYVRTDTVAGWKKKGLPELHKQPAVFLIGK; translated from the coding sequence TTGAAAACCGGCAACCTTTACCTTATTCCCACTATTCTGGCCGATGACACGGCGGCCCAGGTGCTGCCGCCACAGGTAGCGGAAAGAGTGGCGGCGCTGTCCTATTTCTTGGTAGAAAATGCCCGCACGGCCCGGCGCTTTATCAAAAGCGTAGCGCCCAACCATAGCATTGAAGCCTTGCGCATTAGCGTAATTGATAAGGACAGCACCGAAGCCCAAATTCAGGCGGCGCTGCAGCCACTATTGGCCGGCCAGGATGCAGGAGTTATTTCGGAAGCTGGCTGCCCCGGCATCGCCGACCCAGGGGCCGAACTGGCGCGGGCAGCCCATCAGGCGAGCGTTAGAGTGGTGCCCTTGGTAGGACCATCGTCGTTGCTGCTGGCACTTATGGCGTCCGGCATGAACGGGCAGAGCTTCACGTTTCATGGGTATCTGCCGATAGAGCGCGCCCGGCGGGCAGCGGCCATCAAGCAGCTGGAGCGTTTGGCACTGGCTCAGCACCAAACGCAGCTGTTCATTGAGACTCCTTACCGCAACATGCAGCTGCTTGCCGACCTGCTGGCGCAACTAAGTGGCAGTACACGGCTGTGCGTAGCCGCCAGCCTCACGGGGCCCGACGAATACGTGCGCACCGACACTGTGGCCGGCTGGAAGAAAAAAGGATTGCCGGAGCTGCATAAGCAGCCAGCTGTGTTTCTGATTGGCAAATAG
- the mnmH gene encoding tRNA 2-selenouridine(34) synthase MnmH codes for MPRLPIQEFLHYSSDAPILDARAPLEYAQGHIPGAISFPLFSDEERARIGTTYKQISQDKAVLLGLDFFGPKMSRMVQQAQKLVPAKRVRLHCWRGGMRSGAVQWLLELAGFEVQLLDKGYKDYRHFALAEFARQRSLLVLGGLTGSGKTDVLHELAQQQQPVLDLEGLASHKGSAFGSIGQPSQPTQEQFENDLAWQLAQLPTTPAVWVEDESRTIGSVHVPTPLFEQMHRAPLVLLEIPREVRVRKLADEYGRQDAGALATSILRIRKRLGGLATKEALSAIAEDDMEKMVSLVLDYYDKTYGHGLTGRTAIRVPSTTCDAAVNAELVQHAVRNVVPALPLNN; via the coding sequence ATGCCCCGTCTCCCCATTCAGGAATTCCTGCATTACTCTTCCGATGCCCCCATTTTGGATGCCCGTGCACCGCTGGAGTATGCGCAGGGGCACATTCCGGGTGCTATCAGCTTCCCGTTGTTTTCGGATGAGGAGCGCGCCCGCATTGGCACCACCTACAAGCAGATAAGCCAGGATAAGGCCGTGCTGCTGGGGCTGGATTTCTTCGGGCCGAAGATGAGCCGCATGGTGCAGCAGGCTCAGAAACTGGTTCCTGCCAAGCGGGTGCGGCTGCATTGCTGGCGCGGCGGCATGCGCAGCGGGGCCGTTCAGTGGTTACTAGAACTGGCCGGCTTTGAGGTACAGTTGCTCGACAAAGGCTACAAGGACTACCGGCATTTTGCGCTGGCAGAGTTTGCCAGGCAACGCTCGCTGCTGGTGCTGGGTGGCCTCACAGGTTCTGGCAAAACCGATGTACTGCATGAGCTAGCCCAACAACAGCAGCCGGTCCTCGACCTCGAAGGCCTGGCCAGCCACAAGGGGTCAGCATTTGGCAGTATTGGGCAGCCCAGCCAGCCCACGCAGGAGCAGTTCGAAAATGACCTCGCGTGGCAATTAGCCCAACTTCCTACTACTCCCGCTGTGTGGGTAGAGGACGAAAGCCGCACGATTGGCAGCGTACATGTACCAACTCCTCTCTTCGAGCAGATGCACAGAGCGCCGCTGGTACTGCTGGAAATCCCGCGTGAAGTGCGCGTCCGCAAGCTCGCCGATGAGTACGGCCGCCAGGATGCCGGTGCGCTGGCTACCTCTATCTTGCGCATTCGGAAACGGCTGGGTGGCTTGGCTACTAAGGAAGCCCTGTCGGCTATTGCGGAAGACGATATGGAGAAAATGGTCAGCCTCGTGCTCGATTACTACGACAAAACCTACGGCCACGGGCTTACCGGTCGTACAGCCATCCGCGTACCCTCTACTACCTGCGATGCAGCCGTAAATGCAGAACTGGTGCAGCACGCTGTTCGGAATGTAGTGCCAGCCCTCCCGCTCAACAACTAA
- a CDS encoding pyridoxine 5'-phosphate synthase, which yields MTKLSVNINKIATLRNARGHNRPDLLQAARDCERFGAQGITVHPRPDERHIRYQDVRDLKAVVTTELNVEGNPTPDFLDLVREVRPEQVTLVPDAPDAITSNAGWDTVKHQIFLIGVVQELKALGCRVSIFLDPNPEMVKAAVATGTDRIELYTEDYARLYPTDPAAALAPYRAAAILAQQLGLGLNAGHDLDLDNLAYLKQNLPGLEEVSIGHALVCDALYLGLENTIQLYRRQLA from the coding sequence ATGACTAAGCTTAGCGTAAACATAAATAAAATAGCTACCCTGCGGAATGCCCGCGGCCACAACCGTCCCGACCTGCTGCAAGCCGCTCGTGACTGTGAGCGGTTCGGCGCGCAGGGCATTACCGTGCACCCACGGCCCGATGAGCGTCACATCCGCTACCAGGATGTGCGCGACCTGAAAGCGGTGGTGACAACTGAGCTGAACGTGGAAGGCAATCCTACTCCAGATTTTCTGGATTTGGTGCGCGAAGTGCGCCCCGAGCAGGTAACGCTGGTACCCGATGCACCCGACGCCATTACCTCTAATGCGGGCTGGGACACGGTAAAACATCAGATTTTTTTGATTGGGGTGGTGCAGGAACTGAAAGCCCTGGGCTGCCGGGTCAGCATTTTTCTTGACCCCAACCCGGAAATGGTGAAGGCGGCCGTAGCTACTGGCACCGACCGGATTGAGCTTTACACCGAGGACTACGCCCGCCTCTACCCCACCGACCCCGCCGCCGCGCTGGCTCCTTACCGTGCCGCGGCCATCTTGGCTCAACAGCTCGGCTTGGGCCTGAATGCCGGTCACGACCTCGACCTTGATAACCTAGCCTACCTCAAGCAGAACCTACCGGGTTTGGAAGAAGTCAGCATCGGGCATGCCCTCGTTTGCGACGCGCTGTACCTGGGCCTGGAAAACACGATTCAGCTCTACCGTCGGCAGCTGGCGTAA
- the feoB gene encoding ferrous iron transport protein B: MSSAGIRTAPAGQAASVAALETAAGRLPGYGRLTRIALIGNPNSGKTSLFNQLTGLNQKVGNFPGVTVDRKTGISQLTSQHRAEIIDLPGTYSLYPKSLDEKVITDLLYDQGSAQYPDFVVVTADASNLRRNLLLFTQLADLGLPAVLALNMMDVAEQHGISIDLAELQQELGVPVIPMNARKGIGVAALKIVMAQQLDAPSVSFYEPEPELLPMIRQIRYYFNLHNDYLALHYAHQFRQISFLTPDEKAYIAELVAKYEFEPTARQAQETIARYNRINELLLNVVLVTRTEKAEPYSNRIDKVLTHRVWGYLIFVLVLFLLFQAVFAWASYPMELIDQGVAWINSLIQTNFDGPLISLLTEGILAGLGGVLIFIPQIALLFAFIAVLEETGYMARVTFMMDRIMRKFGLNGKSVVPLISGMACAVPAIMSARTIENRKDRLITIFVTPLMSCSARIPVYTVLIGLVVPDQPVLGIFNLRGVALMGLYLLGFVSAVGSAWAMKLLMRTTERSYFIMEFPVYRWPRWKNVGLTIIEKVKAFVFQAGKVIMAISVILWVLASYGPGQAMEQAETRARNTAISQALTPAETESRVASQKLESSYAGRFGHLIEPAIRPLGFDWKIGISLLTSFAAREVFVGTMSTIYSVGQDANELTVQQKLAAEKDENGQPFFTPARSASLLVFYVFAMQCMSTLAATYRETKGWRWPILQLVYMTGLAYLASLLVYQVLK, translated from the coding sequence ATGAGTAGTGCCGGAATCCGAACTGCCCCGGCCGGGCAGGCTGCTTCGGTGGCCGCGCTGGAAACAGCGGCAGGCCGTCTGCCGGGGTATGGCCGCCTGACGCGCATTGCGCTTATCGGTAACCCCAATTCTGGCAAAACGTCGCTGTTCAACCAACTGACTGGCCTCAACCAGAAAGTGGGCAATTTCCCCGGCGTAACGGTGGACCGCAAAACGGGCATAAGCCAGCTTACTTCCCAGCACCGCGCCGAAATTATTGACCTGCCCGGCACGTACTCGCTTTATCCCAAGAGTCTCGACGAAAAGGTCATTACGGACCTGCTCTACGACCAAGGCTCGGCGCAGTATCCCGACTTTGTGGTGGTAACGGCTGATGCCAGTAACCTGCGGCGCAATCTGCTGCTGTTCACGCAGCTCGCCGACCTAGGCTTACCGGCAGTGCTAGCCCTGAACATGATGGATGTGGCCGAGCAGCACGGCATCAGCATTGATCTGGCCGAGTTGCAGCAGGAATTGGGCGTGCCTGTCATTCCGATGAATGCCCGCAAAGGCATTGGGGTAGCAGCTCTGAAAATTGTGATGGCGCAGCAGCTGGATGCTCCTAGTGTCTCTTTCTATGAGCCGGAGCCGGAGTTGCTGCCCATGATCCGGCAGATTCGCTACTATTTCAACCTGCACAACGACTATCTGGCGCTGCACTATGCGCACCAGTTCCGCCAGATCAGCTTCCTGACGCCCGATGAAAAGGCGTACATAGCCGAGCTGGTAGCTAAGTACGAATTTGAGCCCACGGCCCGGCAGGCGCAGGAAACCATAGCTCGCTACAACCGCATCAATGAGCTGCTGCTGAATGTGGTATTGGTGACGCGCACGGAAAAGGCCGAGCCGTATAGCAACCGCATTGATAAGGTGCTGACGCACCGCGTGTGGGGCTACCTGATTTTTGTATTGGTGCTGTTTCTGCTGTTTCAGGCTGTATTCGCCTGGGCCAGCTACCCGATGGAACTCATCGACCAGGGCGTCGCGTGGATCAATAGCCTGATCCAGACCAATTTCGACGGCCCGCTTATCAGCCTGCTGACGGAAGGCATTCTGGCCGGCTTGGGCGGTGTGCTGATTTTCATTCCGCAGATAGCGCTGCTTTTTGCTTTCATAGCAGTGCTGGAAGAAACTGGCTACATGGCCCGCGTCACATTCATGATGGACCGCATCATGCGCAAGTTCGGGCTGAACGGCAAAAGCGTGGTGCCGCTTATTTCCGGTATGGCATGCGCTGTACCGGCCATCATGAGCGCGCGCACCATCGAAAACCGCAAAGACCGGCTCATTACCATCTTCGTGACACCCCTGATGAGCTGCTCGGCGCGCATTCCGGTGTATACCGTGCTCATTGGACTGGTCGTGCCCGACCAGCCGGTGCTGGGTATCTTCAACCTGCGCGGTGTGGCCCTAATGGGACTGTACTTGCTGGGATTCGTGTCGGCGGTCGGCTCAGCCTGGGCCATGAAGCTGCTGATGCGCACGACGGAGCGCAGCTACTTCATTATGGAGTTTCCGGTGTACCGCTGGCCGCGCTGGAAAAACGTGGGCCTGACCATCATCGAAAAGGTGAAGGCCTTTGTATTCCAAGCGGGCAAGGTCATCATGGCTATTTCGGTGATATTGTGGGTGCTGGCTTCGTATGGTCCGGGCCAAGCCATGGAGCAGGCCGAAACCCGGGCCCGCAACACAGCCATCAGCCAGGCCCTGACGCCCGCAGAAACCGAAAGCCGCGTAGCTTCTCAGAAGTTAGAAAGCTCCTACGCCGGCCGTTTCGGTCACCTCATCGAGCCCGCCATCCGGCCTCTGGGCTTCGACTGGAAAATCGGGATTTCGCTGCTCACCTCGTTTGCGGCGCGAGAAGTGTTTGTGGGCACCATGAGCACTATTTACAGTGTGGGCCAGGATGCCAACGAACTGACCGTGCAGCAGAAGCTGGCTGCTGAAAAAGACGAAAACGGGCAACCATTCTTTACGCCTGCCCGCTCCGCTTCGCTATTGGTGTTTTATGTGTTTGCTATGCAATGCATGAGCACGCTGGCCGCCACGTACCGCGAAACCAAAGGATGGCGCTGGCCCATTCTGCAACTGGTGTACATGACAGGATTAGCCTATCTGGCTTCGCTGCTCGTGTATCAGGTATTGAAATAG
- a CDS encoding carboxypeptidase-like regulatory domain-containing protein, whose translation MLQRLLAFFAFLLLFPALGMAQENRLSGRIVDQKTKEPIPFASISLREESTGALTNEYGFFQIATPEKNAQDSLIVIALGFKRMAVLVKRGVSQTDIIIEVPKRVIELKNVTVTGGKVKDLALGSKSSTPGEGMIQGMPGSQYAFFVKNDKSKKLGNIRSASFYIGENGFPREPFRVRIYKADGNYNSPNTDLLTENVVVSAPKGGAWYTVDLTSYNIEAPTEGFFVAMEWIVSGDKFYTTNFMDTYTPYGQIMRPTFEFKESRTWSYTMGKGWSLLTLSSNGQRYNAMIKAEVDMIKD comes from the coding sequence ATGCTCCAACGTTTACTTGCCTTTTTTGCATTTCTCCTACTGTTTCCGGCCCTAGGCATGGCCCAGGAGAACCGTCTCTCCGGTCGCATCGTCGACCAGAAGACCAAGGAGCCGATTCCCTTCGCTTCTATTAGCCTGCGGGAAGAATCGACCGGCGCCCTGACCAATGAGTATGGCTTTTTTCAGATAGCCACTCCTGAGAAGAATGCGCAGGATTCTCTTATCGTTATTGCCTTGGGCTTCAAGCGCATGGCAGTACTAGTGAAGCGCGGCGTTTCCCAAACCGACATCATCATTGAGGTTCCCAAGCGCGTAATTGAGCTGAAGAACGTAACCGTAACCGGCGGTAAGGTGAAAGACCTAGCGCTGGGTTCGAAATCAAGCACTCCGGGGGAAGGCATGATTCAGGGTATGCCGGGCAGCCAATATGCTTTCTTCGTGAAGAATGACAAGTCGAAAAAGCTCGGCAACATTCGTTCGGCTTCGTTTTATATTGGAGAAAACGGTTTTCCGCGGGAGCCTTTCCGGGTGCGCATCTACAAGGCCGATGGCAACTATAATTCGCCTAACACGGACTTGCTTACCGAAAACGTGGTTGTATCTGCTCCTAAAGGCGGTGCCTGGTATACGGTAGACCTGACTTCCTACAACATTGAAGCTCCTACAGAAGGATTCTTTGTAGCCATGGAATGGATTGTGAGCGGCGACAAGTTCTACACCACCAACTTCATGGACACCTACACGCCCTACGGCCAGATCATGCGTCCGACCTTCGAATTTAAGGAGAGCCGCACCTGGAGCTACACGATGGGTAAAGGCTGGAGCCTGCTCACGCTTTCCAGCAACGGCCAGCGCTACAACGCTATGATTAAGGCGGAAGTAGACATGATTAAAGACTAA
- a CDS encoding OmpA family protein, with amino-acid sequence MKKHLLSALAATALLASACNDLKKPEEKDQLQEATTDTAVVARDGAIVADAATKTANAADAAWDMTKATLANETYEEIDLPEISVRGDDRFSVYGLEETVLFDTDKAEIKPTATRALSEIAASVGRRYGKSQVRVMGFADSRGDKSYNRELSAKRAEAVKKWLSQNGGMGDARVSIEPMGETAPVASNATAEGRQQNRRVEIAVIK; translated from the coding sequence ATGAAAAAACATTTGCTCTCCGCTCTGGCCGCAACGGCTTTGCTGGCTTCCGCCTGCAACGACCTGAAGAAGCCCGAAGAAAAAGATCAGCTTCAGGAAGCTACCACCGACACGGCCGTGGTGGCCCGCGACGGCGCTATCGTGGCTGATGCCGCTACCAAGACAGCAAATGCTGCCGATGCCGCCTGGGATATGACCAAAGCTACTTTGGCCAACGAAACCTACGAGGAAATCGATTTGCCCGAAATTTCAGTGCGCGGCGACGACCGGTTCAGCGTGTATGGACTGGAAGAAACAGTGCTGTTTGATACGGACAAGGCTGAAATCAAGCCTACTGCTACGCGGGCGTTGTCGGAAATAGCCGCCTCCGTAGGACGGCGCTACGGTAAAAGCCAGGTGCGCGTAATGGGCTTCGCTGATTCGCGGGGTGACAAGTCGTACAACCGCGAACTAAGCGCCAAACGGGCTGAAGCTGTAAAGAAATGGCTTTCTCAGAACGGTGGTATGGGCGATGCTCGGGTTAGCATTGAGCCTATGGGCGAAACAGCTCCGGTGGCTTCCAATGCTACTGCTGAAGGCCGCCAGCAAAACCGCCGCGTAGAAATTGCCGTGATTAAATAA
- a CDS encoding GatB/YqeY domain-containing protein → MALKETIDADIKKAMLAKDKVRLTTLRSIKSQILLAETAEGQHGAALTPDAEIKLLTKQAKQRREAAETYQKQFRSDLEEVELNELAIIEEYLPQQLSEADLVEHIVGIIQRVGATGPSDLGKVMGVAARELSGQADGRVISQVVSNLLNNTNL, encoded by the coding sequence ATGGCTCTGAAAGAAACCATCGACGCCGATATCAAGAAGGCCATGCTGGCCAAAGACAAAGTGCGTCTTACCACGCTGCGCAGCATTAAGTCGCAGATTCTGCTGGCCGAAACGGCCGAAGGCCAACACGGAGCTGCCCTCACGCCCGACGCCGAAATCAAGCTGCTGACCAAACAGGCCAAGCAGCGCCGTGAGGCCGCTGAAACCTACCAGAAGCAATTTCGCTCCGACCTGGAAGAGGTAGAGCTCAACGAGTTGGCCATCATCGAAGAATACCTGCCGCAGCAGCTTTCCGAAGCTGATTTGGTAGAGCATATCGTTGGCATTATCCAGCGGGTAGGTGCTACCGGCCCTTCGGACTTGGGCAAGGTGATGGGCGTTGCGGCGCGGGAACTGTCGGGCCAGGCGGATGGCCGCGTGATTTCGCAAGTGGTCAGCAACCTGCTCAACAACACGAATCTGTAA
- a CDS encoding alpha/beta fold hydrolase, giving the protein MQLHHREQGQGTPLVILHGLFGTLDNWQTLAKRWAEAGHRVISADLRNHGRSFHTPEHTYELMSQDVLALFDSLQLGPETTLLGHSMGGKVAMHFALHHPDRLARLIVIDIAPRASSMEHQDNILAGLNAVPLAQLESRQQADDALAQHIPQPGVRQFLLKNLYRKEDNSFAWRQNLSVLTDSMMAVGAEISALQPFSKPALFIRGGKSDYINTKDKLYGIPALFPNSQVETIVDAGHWVHAEKPDEVFELVDAFCKS; this is encoded by the coding sequence ATGCAACTTCATCACCGCGAACAAGGCCAGGGCACACCGCTGGTTATACTACACGGCCTGTTTGGCACTCTCGACAACTGGCAGACGCTGGCTAAACGTTGGGCCGAGGCCGGCCACCGCGTTATCAGTGCCGACCTGCGCAACCATGGCCGCTCCTTTCACACGCCTGAGCACACCTATGAGCTAATGAGCCAGGATGTGTTAGCTCTCTTCGACAGCCTGCAGTTGGGCCCCGAAACTACGCTGCTTGGGCACAGTATGGGTGGCAAAGTAGCCATGCATTTCGCCCTGCACCACCCCGACCGGCTGGCGCGGCTCATCGTCATCGATATTGCGCCGCGTGCTTCCTCCATGGAACACCAGGACAATATTCTGGCCGGCCTGAACGCCGTGCCACTGGCCCAGCTTGAAAGCCGCCAGCAGGCCGACGACGCCTTGGCGCAGCATATTCCGCAGCCCGGTGTACGGCAGTTTCTACTCAAAAACCTGTACCGCAAGGAAGACAACTCTTTCGCGTGGCGCCAAAACCTGTCTGTACTCACGGATAGTATGATGGCTGTGGGCGCCGAAATAAGCGCGCTGCAACCCTTCTCAAAGCCGGCGCTGTTTATACGCGGCGGCAAGTCAGACTACATCAACACTAAGGACAAGCTCTACGGCATTCCAGCCTTGTTTCCCAACTCGCAGGTAGAAACCATAGTGGATGCTGGCCACTGGGTACACGCCGAAAAACCTGACGAAGTATTTGAGCTGGTGGACGCCTTTTGCAAAAGCTGA
- a CDS encoding FeoA family protein: MPTPTLAPETAARRSVKDLQLGESGTICCLKDPEMALKLLEMGCIPGTRVRLNSRAPLGCPITLVVGEAADYTLSLRVSEAATILLKE; encoded by the coding sequence ATGCCCACTCCCACCCTTGCCCCCGAAACTGCTGCCCGCCGGAGTGTAAAAGACTTGCAGCTGGGCGAGAGTGGCACTATCTGCTGCCTGAAAGACCCGGAAATGGCGCTGAAGCTATTGGAAATGGGTTGTATTCCGGGAACCCGAGTGCGCCTCAATAGCCGCGCTCCACTGGGCTGCCCCATTACGCTGGTAGTAGGCGAGGCTGCTGATTATACATTGTCGCTGCGGGTGAGTGAAGCGGCTACCATTTTGCTGAAGGAGTAG
- the selD gene encoding selenide, water dikinase SelD, translating into MSSSETSTDQIRLTQYSHGAGCGCKIAPKILDQILHTSIPQPHDDKLLVGNSSRDDAAVYDIGGGQGLISTTDFFMPIVDDAYDFGRIASANAISDVYAMGGRPVMAIAVLGWPIDKLAPEVARRVIEGSRSICAEAGIPLAGGHSIDSPEPIFGLAVTGLLDIKNLKQNDTATAGCELYLTKPLGVGMLTTAQKRGILRPEHEQIAPQSMMRLNKIGEDLGKLEAVRAMTDVTGFGLLGHLSEVCEGSNLTAEIDFSKVPLIAEAAEYYAQKSIPGGTVRNWDSYGHKIGNLTDEQRAWLCDPQTSGGLLVCVDPAGRADVQAVFEQYGLVLEPFGTLRAHQFEEAWIQVR; encoded by the coding sequence ATGTCCTCCTCCGAAACTTCCACCGACCAGATTCGCCTGACCCAATACAGCCATGGGGCCGGCTGCGGCTGCAAAATCGCGCCCAAGATTCTCGACCAAATTCTGCACACCAGCATCCCGCAGCCCCACGACGACAAGCTGCTGGTTGGCAATAGCAGCCGCGACGATGCGGCCGTGTACGATATTGGCGGCGGCCAGGGTCTCATCAGCACCACCGACTTCTTCATGCCCATCGTGGACGATGCGTATGATTTCGGCCGCATTGCTTCCGCCAATGCCATTTCCGACGTGTATGCTATGGGCGGCCGGCCGGTTATGGCCATTGCCGTATTGGGGTGGCCTATTGACAAGCTGGCGCCCGAGGTGGCCCGCCGTGTGATTGAAGGCAGCCGCAGCATCTGCGCCGAAGCTGGTATTCCGCTAGCTGGAGGCCACAGCATTGACTCTCCGGAGCCGATTTTTGGCTTGGCAGTTACCGGGCTACTCGACATCAAAAACCTGAAGCAGAATGACACAGCCACCGCTGGCTGTGAGCTGTATCTGACTAAGCCGCTGGGGGTAGGCATGCTGACTACAGCACAAAAACGCGGCATTTTGCGCCCCGAGCATGAGCAGATTGCCCCGCAGAGCATGATGCGGCTCAATAAGATTGGGGAAGACTTGGGCAAGTTGGAGGCCGTGCGCGCCATGACCGACGTAACAGGCTTCGGGTTACTGGGGCACCTTTCAGAAGTGTGTGAAGGCAGTAACCTGACGGCCGAAATAGACTTCAGCAAAGTTCCGCTGATAGCTGAAGCAGCCGAATATTACGCGCAAAAATCTATCCCGGGTGGCACCGTGCGCAACTGGGACTCTTACGGCCACAAAATTGGTAACCTCACCGATGAGCAACGCGCCTGGCTCTGCGACCCGCAAACCTCAGGTGGCCTGCTGGTCTGCGTAGACCCCGCTGGTCGGGCCGATGTACAAGCTGTGTTTGAGCAGTATGGGCTGGTGCTGGAGCCATTTGGCACCTTGCGGGCACATCAGTTTGAGGAAGCTTGGATTCAGGTACGCTAG
- a CDS encoding ATP-binding protein — MSQASDSAVTKLIRKLATQPRDTGRVRLLAALCYELHDAQPTRAIHYGEQAVDLATTLHDQPGLLRSLLNLSSCYANVSDGPHALQLQQKALMLARQLHDNDGIVRAYTGIGGVHHERNDTTNALHNYTRALALAYDKGVRVRTQLMLFGNLGNLYSHLHNFPQALLYTRRALQLARTSGDKAGESLYLAHLGTFYYQQNQLDTAEGLLRKAITLVEPLKNYRIEAGHLELLAIVLLLKEQLDEAEALTVRALQLARQTNYQERILDGYNLMAEIKVSQREYEQAFNWQSRFRDLNDSLNSRSRLQTLTALQARYDTKEKEHQIRLLTQRGELQQLRNRELWAVVSTLIVGLGGIGLLYWQLRRSRSALATKNVALHQATHELREVAASKDRLYAIVAHDLRGPVTSFVGVTELIEFYLRQGDEKGLRRLPALVRQSAQSLNGLLDNLLNWAVSQNGELVSQPESLPVNELFAEIEELYRTTAEAKQIQLHTPDLPELDLRVWADRNMIRTILRNLVGNAFKFTPGGGQIALTAHSAPDGSSILLTVADSGRGMAAEQVEALLHNGTRQQLLPVISHNTRSGTGLGLPLCRAFVERLHGTLSLQSVLGEGTTVWVQLPAQPVV; from the coding sequence ATGTCGCAGGCGTCCGACTCTGCTGTCACTAAGCTCATCCGTAAACTAGCTACACAGCCCCGTGACACGGGCCGGGTACGTCTGCTGGCGGCTTTGTGCTATGAGCTACATGATGCACAGCCCACGCGTGCCATACACTATGGTGAGCAGGCCGTGGATCTGGCTACCACTCTGCACGACCAGCCGGGCCTTTTGCGCAGCCTATTGAACCTTAGCAGCTGCTACGCCAACGTGTCCGATGGGCCGCATGCGCTACAACTGCAACAAAAGGCGCTTATGCTGGCACGACAACTGCACGACAACGACGGCATTGTGCGGGCGTATACCGGTATCGGCGGTGTTCACCACGAGCGAAATGATACCACCAATGCCCTACATAATTACACCCGGGCGCTGGCTCTAGCCTATGACAAAGGTGTAAGGGTGCGCACGCAGCTTATGCTGTTCGGCAATCTGGGTAACCTTTACTCTCATCTGCATAATTTTCCGCAAGCCCTGCTTTACACACGCCGTGCACTTCAGCTAGCCCGCACCAGCGGCGACAAAGCCGGCGAGTCGCTCTACTTGGCTCACTTGGGTACCTTCTACTACCAGCAGAACCAGCTTGATACAGCCGAAGGACTACTACGCAAGGCCATTACGCTGGTGGAGCCACTGAAGAACTACCGTATCGAGGCGGGCCATCTGGAGCTGCTTGCCATTGTGCTGCTACTCAAAGAGCAGCTCGATGAAGCCGAAGCCCTAACTGTGCGTGCCCTGCAGCTTGCGCGCCAGACCAACTACCAAGAGCGGATATTGGATGGCTATAACCTGATGGCCGAAATCAAAGTGAGTCAGCGCGAGTATGAGCAGGCCTTCAACTGGCAAAGTCGCTTTCGGGACCTGAATGACTCGCTAAACAGCCGTTCCCGCCTGCAAACCCTTACTGCCCTGCAGGCCCGCTACGACACGAAGGAAAAGGAACACCAAATTCGGCTGCTCACCCAGCGTGGCGAGCTACAGCAGCTCCGGAACCGCGAGTTATGGGCAGTAGTCAGCACCTTGATAGTAGGATTGGGTGGCATAGGCCTGCTCTACTGGCAGCTGCGGCGGAGTCGCTCGGCACTGGCTACCAAAAATGTGGCTCTGCACCAAGCCACCCACGAATTGCGCGAGGTGGCGGCTTCCAAAGACCGGCTTTATGCTATTGTGGCCCATGATCTGCGTGGGCCTGTTACGTCGTTTGTAGGTGTTACAGAACTCATCGAATTCTACTTGCGCCAAGGCGATGAAAAGGGGTTGCGCCGTTTGCCGGCTCTCGTGCGCCAATCAGCCCAGAGCCTCAATGGATTGCTCGATAACCTGCTGAACTGGGCCGTTAGCCAAAACGGCGAGTTGGTGAGCCAGCCAGAATCATTGCCTGTAAACGAGCTATTTGCGGAGATTGAAGAGCTCTACCGCACTACCGCCGAAGCCAAGCAGATTCAACTGCATACTCCCGATCTGCCTGAACTCGACTTACGGGTATGGGCCGACCGCAACATGATACGCACTATTCTGCGCAACCTCGTCGGCAATGCCTTCAAGTTCACGCCCGGTGGCGGCCAGATTGCCCTCACGGCCCATTCTGCTCCCGACGGCAGCAGTATCCTGCTCACCGTAGCCGACTCAGGCCGGGGCATGGCCGCTGAGCAGGTAGAGGCACTGCTGCACAATGGCACGCGGCAGCAGCTGCTACCCGTTATCAGTCACAACACTCGCTCTGGTACCGGTCTGGGCCTACCGCTGTGTCGTGCATTTGTAGAGCGGCTCCATGGCACTTTATCGTTGCAAAGCGTACTAGGCGAGGGCACCACCGTTTGGGTGCAACTGCCGGCCCAGCCGGTAGTATAG